The Parashewanella spongiae genome has a window encoding:
- a CDS encoding methyltransferase domain-containing protein encodes MHHCLVCHGHARYFYQDKKRSYFNCTACGFICSDPNTHLPQSVFKQRLGNEKMKLQAKHATFISTVITEFQKQQAQCLRILNYGYPLDGDLMDKIIGFGHLFFQFNPFDEVDSKMLKQKYDVIINYRVLEHFANPKRDWLLQSRLLKQGGWVIVETQLLNDPAAFNSWHFINDATRISFYQAQTLNYLAELCELSEVFNNGTLIVLKKN; translated from the coding sequence ATGCATCATTGCTTGGTTTGTCATGGGCACGCTCGATACTTCTATCAGGATAAAAAACGCAGTTATTTTAATTGTACTGCATGTGGCTTTATCTGCTCAGATCCTAATACTCATTTGCCTCAAAGTGTTTTTAAACAGCGCCTTGGCAACGAGAAAATGAAACTGCAAGCGAAACACGCTACTTTTATTTCTACAGTTATTACCGAATTTCAAAAACAACAAGCACAATGTTTGCGTATTTTAAATTATGGCTACCCGTTGGACGGCGATTTAATGGATAAAATAATAGGGTTTGGGCACTTGTTTTTCCAATTTAATCCCTTCGATGAAGTGGACTCTAAAATGCTCAAACAAAAGTATGATGTGATCATCAATTACCGTGTACTTGAACATTTTGCTAATCCGAAACGGGATTGGCTATTGCAATCACGTTTATTGAAGCAAGGAGGATGGGTGATTGTTGAGACACAGTTATTAAACGATCCTGCTGCTTTTAATTCTTGGCATTTTATTAATGATGCTACTCGGATCAGCTTTTACCAAGCGCAAACATTAAATTATCTCGCGGAGTTATGCGAGCTCTCAGAAGTGTTTAATAATGGCACGCTGATCGTGTTGAAAAAGAATTAA
- the yihI gene encoding Der GTPase-activating protein YihI: MPRSKKTRKVSENGPKNAPRTKKEDRSSVSKKRNNGKKSGSRHNEQQLAAQKGGSAAAVAKDARHGSKKPVILNIATPELRQPETKVKQPKLTDEQKLLQLEDNPRLNKLLDRLEEGKVLSNEDQQWLDSQLDQIESLMNKLGLNDSVETQPKKAKNSDDELFERFESGADLLKDYQN, from the coding sequence ATGCCTAGAAGTAAAAAAACGCGTAAGGTCAGCGAAAATGGCCCAAAGAATGCTCCTCGAACCAAGAAAGAAGATCGCAGTTCTGTCAGCAAAAAGCGAAACAATGGTAAAAAGTCAGGCAGTCGTCATAATGAACAGCAATTAGCGGCTCAAAAAGGTGGCTCAGCTGCCGCGGTTGCAAAAGATGCTCGTCATGGTAGCAAAAAGCCTGTCATACTTAATATTGCTACACCGGAGCTTCGTCAGCCAGAGACTAAAGTGAAACAACCTAAGCTGACAGACGAGCAAAAGCTATTACAACTCGAAGACAATCCGCGATTAAATAAACTTCTAGATAGGCTTGAAGAAGGTAAAGTCTTGAGCAATGAAGATCAGCAATGGCTCGATAGTCAATTAGATCAAATTGAATCTCTGATGAATAAGCTCGGCTTAAATGATTCTGTAGAGACACAGCCTAAAAAAGCAAAAAACAGCGATGACGAGCTCTTTGAACGTTTTGAGTCAGGTGCTGATTTATTGAAAGACTATCAAAACTAA
- the hemN gene encoding oxygen-independent coproporphyrinogen III oxidase yields MSYSPKINWDQSMIEKYNYSGPRYTSYPTALEFDDSFSENALLASIKNSKSRELSLYIHIPFCAKLCYYCGCNKVITRHKHKAEQYLEYLKTEIINRAPLFKDYQVTQMHWGGGTPTYLEPEQILWLTDQLKSAFNFVDDGEFSIEIDPREIELSMLDTLKVAGFNRISVGVQDFNKQVQKAVNREQDEQFIFDLIGRAKALGFVSTNVDLIYGLPHQTPVSFAQTIERTIELSPDRLSVFNYAHLPSRFAAQRKIKDDDLPSASQRLEILHQTIKTLTDAGYQFIGMDHFAKPDDELAKLQRTGKLHRNFQGYTTKEECDLLGLGVSSISQIGDCYAQNQKEVREYYGAIDNEGHALWKGCELDRDDEIRRVVIKQLICHFELDMAKIEKQLDIKFDEYFAEDLKLLQTFVNDKLIIIENRILSVNATGRLLIRNICMCFDKYFRDKARQQQFSRVI; encoded by the coding sequence GTGAGTTATTCTCCAAAAATTAACTGGGATCAGTCGATGATCGAGAAGTACAATTACAGCGGTCCTCGATACACCTCTTATCCAACAGCTTTAGAGTTTGACGATAGCTTTAGCGAAAATGCGTTATTAGCATCAATCAAAAACAGTAAAAGCCGTGAATTATCCCTTTATATTCATATCCCGTTTTGTGCAAAACTTTGCTATTACTGCGGTTGCAATAAAGTCATTACACGACATAAGCATAAAGCTGAGCAATATCTAGAATACTTGAAAACAGAAATTATTAATCGCGCCCCGTTATTTAAAGATTATCAGGTAACACAGATGCATTGGGGCGGCGGCACACCGACTTATCTTGAGCCTGAGCAAATTTTGTGGCTCACAGATCAATTAAAATCAGCGTTTAATTTTGTTGATGATGGTGAATTTTCGATTGAAATTGATCCAAGAGAAATAGAACTTTCAATGCTTGATACATTAAAAGTAGCCGGATTTAACCGTATCTCGGTTGGTGTTCAAGATTTTAATAAGCAAGTACAAAAAGCGGTCAACCGTGAACAAGACGAACAGTTTATTTTTGATTTGATTGGAAGGGCGAAAGCGTTGGGTTTTGTTTCTACAAATGTTGATTTGATTTATGGTTTACCGCATCAAACACCAGTGAGTTTTGCTCAAACTATCGAACGGACGATTGAATTATCACCCGACAGATTATCAGTGTTCAATTATGCGCACTTACCTTCTCGTTTTGCTGCGCAGCGAAAAATTAAAGATGATGACCTACCGTCAGCATCACAGCGTTTAGAGATATTACATCAAACCATCAAAACATTAACAGATGCTGGTTATCAATTTATTGGGATGGATCATTTTGCTAAGCCTGACGATGAGCTCGCTAAGTTACAACGCACTGGTAAACTGCATCGCAACTTTCAAGGTTACACCACTAAAGAAGAGTGTGATTTATTAGGTTTGGGCGTATCGTCAATAAGCCAAATTGGCGATTGTTATGCGCAAAATCAAAAAGAAGTCCGTGAGTATTATGGCGCAATTGATAATGAGGGGCATGCCCTTTGGAAAGGCTGTGAGCTCGATCGTGATGACGAAATTCGGCGTGTCGTGATAAAACAGCTTATCTGTCATTTTGAACTTGATATGGCGAAGATAGAAAAGCAACTTGATATCAAGTTTGATGAATACTTCGCAGAAGATCTAAAACTGCTGCAAACCTTTGTTAATGACAAGTTGATAATCATTGAAAATCGAATCCTCAGTGTGAATGCGACAGGGCGTTTATTGATCCGTAATATTTGTATGTGTTTTGATAAATACTTCCGAGATAAAGCTCGCCAGCAACAGTTTTCACGAGTAATTTAG
- a CDS encoding DUF2489 domain-containing protein produces MQVALIIGAVCIIVGLAAYATILILQLRQQNRKQKAIATQKAETIKAKQTSVLGDIRYIAAAMIEERCELSEGVMRIVKLFESISLLELVEPKYPQLFAHYACIATHPIMEQRKALSKQQRMKLDLERMKSEATYEQGIIEEVKKIQHFDLAKMAH; encoded by the coding sequence ATGCAGGTAGCATTAATTATTGGAGCGGTGTGTATTATTGTTGGATTAGCCGCTTACGCCACAATATTAATTCTTCAATTGCGTCAGCAAAATCGCAAGCAGAAAGCAATTGCAACTCAAAAAGCAGAAACGATAAAAGCTAAGCAAACTTCAGTGTTAGGTGATATACGTTATATTGCTGCTGCTATGATTGAAGAACGGTGTGAACTATCAGAAGGTGTAATGAGAATTGTGAAATTGTTTGAATCGATTTCACTGTTAGAGTTGGTTGAGCCTAAATATCCACAATTGTTTGCCCACTATGCTTGTATCGCCACTCATCCAATCATGGAGCAACGGAAGGCGCTTTCAAAACAACAGCGAATGAAACTTGATTTGGAGCGAATGAAGTCAGAGGCTACCTACGAGCAAGGCATCATTGAAGAAGTAAAAAAAATTCAGCATTTTGATTTGGCAAAAATGGCACATTGA
- a CDS encoding cytochrome b/b6 domain-containing protein yields MAKAHFTVHHVWDSPRRIFHWLNVLFILTLTFVGLVMLNKSALGIHGLEAKIALKTLHVVLGYGFALNLIVRLVWGCFGCIHPTLRLGRAPIKDIIQYQSQITAQQKPQYLGHNPLGKIAVIIMFILMIIVMVTGLIRAGTDIYYPPLGGIFQKWIVKDDYEPTAIKPYDETLVDQQAIAQLKPYKSVIGKIHLYSVYVLLIMIALHIIGVIKTEISLQPGVISAMVSGKKWIIGKAEDE; encoded by the coding sequence GTGGCTAAAGCGCATTTCACTGTCCATCACGTATGGGATAGTCCCAGAAGAATTTTTCATTGGTTAAATGTATTGTTTATTTTAACCCTGACTTTTGTTGGCTTAGTCATGTTGAATAAATCCGCATTGGGGATCCATGGGCTTGAAGCTAAAATTGCGCTCAAAACGCTCCATGTAGTTTTAGGCTACGGGTTCGCACTCAATTTAATCGTGAGGTTAGTGTGGGGTTGCTTTGGTTGTATACATCCAACTCTGCGCTTAGGTCGCGCTCCAATTAAAGATATCATTCAATATCAATCTCAAATTACGGCGCAACAAAAACCACAATACCTTGGACATAACCCACTGGGTAAAATCGCCGTCATCATTATGTTTATATTAATGATCATTGTAATGGTCACAGGATTAATTCGTGCGGGTACTGATATTTATTACCCTCCATTGGGCGGTATTTTCCAAAAATGGATAGTAAAGGATGACTATGAACCAACAGCCATTAAACCTTATGATGAGACCCTTGTAGATCAACAAGCTATTGCTCAACTTAAGCCTTATAAATCTGTCATTGGGAAAATACATTTATACAGTGTTTATGTACTGTTAATTATGATTGCCCTCCATATCATCGGCGTCATTAAGACAGAAATATCACTCCAGCCAGGAGTGATTTCAGCAATGGTTTCAGGCAAAAAATGGATAATTGGAAAAGCCGAGGATGAATGA